The Periophthalmus magnuspinnatus isolate fPerMag1 chromosome 19, fPerMag1.2.pri, whole genome shotgun sequence region CACGTAAGTGTACTAGGATTATGTTGATCCTTATAttgtgttgtgtatttaaagtgtttttatactgtttaaATGTCCACAGTGAGGCAGAGATGACCTACTCGCTGCAGATCCTCCAGGAGCTGGAGATGGACATGAAGGGGAGTGGAGCAAACCCGTTCACATCTCTCAAACCTGAAGTTGTGGGCTCTTCACCCAACACACCTCCTGTCTACTGTAACTCACACTACTTCTGCTTCCAAGGCCTGTTGGAGACTGTGGAGTTTGAGGAGCCAGAGGATTAAGGCATGGGTGGTTTATTTATTGCCTAAGTTATGtgttaatatattttacatttgtcatAATTTTGCTGCATTTATTGCGTCTAACATTTTTATCAAACTTTTTGTATTGTCCTTTGAATGCAGTTTGCATTCACTATCTTATGTAAATGCAATGCACTGTTAACTTCTTGTCATACCACAGATGTCTTTGTTAACACAAATGTACATATTATGAAgcaatttatttgtttattattatgtcatttCAAATAAATACTGCACTATACAGTCATACTTTCTATATTTACCACAGCAAATAGCCAATCAAAGAAATGCAAACCACAAATATAAAAGAATATAAAAGTAGCAGCGATGGCAAGAACCCACTTTTAGGATCACATTCAGGTGCGTTTAAATCCACAAATCCCAAGTAGTGTAAAAATTAGATCTAATGTGAAAAGAATGAGATTGACATAAGTAAAAAATGCCACCATGAACTGAATAGCCCATATACAGTAGCTGGCGGGACAGTCACTGGGACGAGGGTTGCCCTTAAACATGAAAATGGGATAGACAATAGCAGTAAAGGCATATACCAGCACAGAGATGACcaaaaatatgaaagaaaaGCGGTCCACGCTGAACGGAATACATACTTTGAGTTTCTTCATGATGTTGGTGGCTATGATGAGAGGAAGGATGGGGAAAGGGATGCTGTATAGAACCACACACACTATTACCATTGGCTTGTCTCTATAGCCGCTCAGAGACACATAAATCATACAGCTTACAAAGGCCTCCATCACTTTGAAGAATCCTGGTAGTGCTGCCAAGTAACTGCCCTTTTTCCTGTCAATAAACTTGTCTTTTATGACTTCAAGTGTGTAAAGTAAAGCACACAGTATAGCAAACACACTCACAATAATTCCATGGATGCAAGTCAGGCAGAAGTAGAAGTTGACATAGGTGACAGCGACAGTGACAGTCATGAGTGCAAAGGTCATGGCCATCCCCGAGGCGAAGTCAGACCAGTCCATGCACCCCACCAGCAAGATCTCGAGTTTAAATGTCTCCACAAATGTGATGAGCAGAGTGATGAGAGGACAGAAGGACCAGGTGAACATGGCGTAGCTCCAGTACGAGTGACTGCTGGATCCTTTTAGAGCAGACACAATAAAAGTGACAAGAGACAACAAGATCTGAGCCATGTGCAGACCACCTCGTCCCGTGAAGAAGCTGGAGGGAGAGATAACTGCCTGAGACATGGTGCTCTTAATCTTATCCAGGATATCCATCTCTGCTCTGCTCAGATCTGGTGTGTGTGGCTCAAAAATATATCCAGAGTGAAGTAGGAGCTGGATCCCAAAGTGGTTACACTGTCTTTTATTGCACTCACTATCTGCCTGTCTAGTTTGCATTATATTCATAAATGAAACTGAAGATGTATTCCAAAAGGAGCTTACTAGATCATTTGATCTAGCATAAAAGcgatatttaaaaaataaataaaaataaaataaaaataataataatgcatcacTTATGTGGTCAATTGGTGActgtaaattataataaaaagttTCAACCAATAATAATACAGAATACATTGTACATTTCAAAAACTGGCTTAtttgatgtttatgttttatataaatcAACATTTGCAAAGTATTCTACATCATTCTACACCTATCATATCATATTGTTAAAGATAGGATATAACTAAACGGGTGATGTAAACAATACagtacctttttatttttatttatttattttaaattttagaaATGGATTTAGACATTTACAGTAGCATGCCTTGATTGCAGTACTGTATACTAATTACTACTGTTTTCTATAAGGATGGATTTATATGTAACACAGTACATTCTTCATACAGTgctttttttatgcttttaaaataaagataaagtgaTAACATGATTTCAAAACAAACCTGTATAATTTGCAAAATGTGCAATGTAGAgtactttaaaaacaaagtctATGAGGACCTAATGAAGGGACATGTTTCCGGGGACATCAAATAGAGAGCACAAGCAGGAAGTTGTTGTCGAACGTCGGTTTCAGCTTCAAACCTTGGATTAAATGTGCAGCTTTGTCTTCTTTTAATGCTGTTCTCGTTCATAATTAACTCTGGAGGAAGCCGTTGCTTTGTTGGAGCTGTATTTGGTGATCATGattatttcattttcctgggcgatatattttatatttgtctcTAAACCCCTGTTTGGCAAAAGCTAGCTTCTGTTAGCAATGACCCTTTGACAGATTGCTGGTGTATAGCTGTTCTGAAACCCGTGTCGACGACAAGAGGCTGCTCAAATGGATTTCTCCAAGTTTCTAGACGATGACTTTGATGTGAAGGACTGGGTCAATGGCGCATTTAAAGTGGTGCAGAAGGACGCGCCGGGGAAAGCGGACACACACGCAGCCACACTGGTCATGAAACTTCAGCTGTTCATCCAGGAAGTCAACAATGCCATTGAGGGTCAGGACTCAACTAATCCTTAGCCCTAATTAACGATTCAATTTAAATTCTACACATGAATGCTGAATGTTATGCTTTACATTGTAGACAGTTGTTGCTCTATCTTGGAATAGTTCCCAATGATATGCTGGATTGCCTATTTTTCAGAGAGCAGTAACCAGGCCGTGCAGAACATGCCCAGAGTGCTGCGGGACGTGGAGGCTCTGAAACAGG contains the following coding sequences:
- the LOC117387641 gene encoding myeloid-associated differentiation marker-like protein 2, with amino-acid sequence MDILDKIKSTMSQAVISPSSFFTGRGGLHMAQILLSLVTFIVSALKGSSSHSYWSYAMFTWSFCPLITLLITFVETFKLEILLVGCMDWSDFASGMAMTFALMTVTVAVTYVNFYFCLTCIHGIIVSVFAILCALLYTLEVIKDKFIDRKKGSYLAALPGFFKVMEAFVSCMIYVSLSGYRDKPMVIVCVVLYSIPFPILPLIIATNIMKKLKVCIPFSVDRFSFIFLVISVLVYAFTAIVYPIFMFKGNPRPSDCPASYCIWAIQFMVAFFTYVNLILFTLDLIFTLLGICGFKRT